Proteins from one Roseovarius nanhaiticus genomic window:
- a CDS encoding efflux RND transporter periplasmic adaptor subunit, with protein MIKAIAPALFALGLALIQPAHAQDAEAPVESEPLRPVKLMTLEAGAGDIRREFYGRVRARETVHLAFQVGGQITQFPVDEGAPLEEGALIAQLNLTPFRREVARAQVDLEKAERDVTRLSKLAGNAVAEVEVRNAETTADLARIRAEEAQEALEDATLKTQFDALVARREVANFTTVSPGEPVVLLHDMSELRVDVSVPEVLFRRERSQGVTFEASFPGGSETYPLALREFEAETADVAQTYEITLGFPGDVPGWVLPGASVTVVARAARQEGAQILIPETALSFNADRQPGLMVFAPDGDGDTQADQGTVTWTPVTIEMRDDTRVHLVDGPAEGTEIVAAGAAQLRDGQKVRRFKGLAQ; from the coding sequence ATGATCAAGGCCATTGCCCCCGCCCTCTTTGCCCTCGGCCTCGCGCTGATCCAGCCCGCGCATGCCCAGGATGCGGAGGCGCCGGTTGAGTCCGAGCCGCTGCGCCCGGTCAAGCTGATGACGCTTGAGGCGGGCGCAGGCGACATCCGGCGCGAGTTCTATGGCCGCGTGCGCGCCCGCGAAACGGTGCATCTGGCCTTTCAGGTGGGCGGCCAGATCACGCAATTCCCGGTGGACGAGGGAGCTCCTCTGGAGGAGGGCGCGCTGATCGCACAGCTGAATCTTACGCCGTTCCGGCGCGAGGTGGCGCGCGCGCAGGTCGATCTGGAAAAAGCCGAGCGTGACGTGACGCGCCTGTCCAAACTCGCCGGCAATGCCGTTGCCGAAGTCGAAGTGCGCAATGCCGAGACCACCGCCGATCTGGCCCGCATCCGCGCCGAAGAGGCGCAAGAGGCGCTGGAGGATGCCACGCTCAAGACGCAGTTCGACGCGCTGGTCGCCCGCCGCGAGGTTGCGAATTTTACCACCGTCTCTCCGGGCGAACCGGTGGTCCTTTTGCACGATATGTCCGAACTCAGGGTCGATGTTTCGGTCCCCGAGGTGCTCTTCCGCCGCGAGCGGTCGCAAGGCGTGACCTTCGAGGCAAGCTTTCCGGGCGGCTCGGAAACATACCCGCTGGCCTTGCGGGAATTCGAGGCCGAGACGGCAGATGTGGCCCAGACATACGAGATCACGCTGGGTTTTCCCGGGGATGTGCCAGGCTGGGTGTTGCCCGGCGCGTCCGTTACGGTCGTGGCGCGTGCGGCGCGGCAGGAGGGTGCGCAGATCCTGATTCCGGAAACGGCGCTGTCCTTCAATGCGGATCGCCAGCCCGGCCTGATGGTGTTTGCACCGGACGGAGACGGCGACACCCAGGCGGATCAGGGCACCGTCACGTGGACGCCCGTCACCATCGAGATGCGCGACGACACGCGCGTCCATCTGGTCGACGGCCCCGCTGAGGGGACCGAAATCGTCGCCGCAGGCGCGGCTCAGCTGCGCGATGGCCAGAAGGTCCGCCGGTTCAAGGGGCTCGCACAATGA
- a CDS encoding TetR/AcrR family transcriptional regulator codes for MSAVSGAIRKGRKFDQVLEGAREVFMLSGFDGANVDDIARAAGVSKATLYSYFPDKRVLFSEVARIECDRQASAAMAEIDPTAPVETSLRELADRITRFFLSDFGQQIYRICVAESHRFPDLGQRFYASGPQMLRTRLGTILSAYVARGALKIDDIDMAANQMVELCKSDLFSRRLCGINDGISEADIARVTGAAVEMFLARYGVSADAGQT; via the coding sequence ATGAGCGCAGTCAGCGGCGCGATCCGCAAGGGCCGCAAATTCGATCAGGTGCTCGAGGGCGCGCGAGAGGTTTTCATGCTAAGCGGCTTTGATGGCGCGAATGTCGATGACATTGCGCGCGCCGCAGGCGTCTCCAAGGCGACGCTCTACAGCTACTTCCCCGACAAGCGCGTGCTGTTTTCCGAAGTGGCCCGCATCGAATGTGACCGGCAGGCCAGCGCCGCCATGGCCGAGATCGACCCGACCGCCCCTGTCGAGACGTCCCTGCGCGAGCTGGCGGACCGCATCACCCGATTTTTCCTGTCGGATTTCGGACAGCAGATTTACCGCATCTGCGTTGCCGAGAGCCACCGCTTTCCTGACCTTGGGCAGCGCTTCTATGCGTCGGGCCCGCAAATGCTGCGCACGCGGCTGGGCACGATCCTGTCCGCATATGTCGCACGCGGTGCGCTTAAGATCGACGATATCGACATGGCGGCCAACCAGATGGTCGAACTGTGCAAAAGCGATCTGTTCTCGCGCCGTCTTTGCGGGATAAACGATGGCATCTCGGAGGCCGATATTGCCCGCGTCACAGGCGCCGCCGTCGAGATGTTTCTAGCGCGCTACGGCGTGTCGGCGGACGCGGGGCAGACCTGA